TTTGCGAGCCAGCCGGAACGGTTGAATGTGAGGCGGGAGGCTCAACGTGAGGGTATAGGCAGCTTGCCCTGTCCGCTTTTCACCTAAGTGATAATAGGATGGCATTTTCGCGCTTTGCTTAACTGTTCCACCCAGCGACTGCACCAGAAAAGTGACGCCCGTAATCAATTGGGGCGAAATGGAGGAAAACTGACACACATCGCCCTGAGCCGACATGTAACCGTCTGAATCCATTAACCCTTGCAACACGGCCAGCCGCGTCGCCACGTCGTTGTAGAGGTAGGCTTCGGGAATGAATTTGGTCAGCGACCCTTTGCCTTTCAAGCCCAGGTTGCGAATGTGCTGCATCAGCTCATTCGTCCAGCCGGCCACGTTTTTCACAAACGAGTAATCACAAGTCTGGCCCTGCCGACGCATGGCCAGGGTCGGGGGCAGCTCGCGCGTCACGTAATTCACAATTTCGGCGTCACCAGTCGAAAGCTGAATGCTATTGAGGCGGAAGCAACCATCGCCCAACAGCAGGCCCATAAAATAAGGGTCGACTGGTACCTGTTGGGAGGACATTTCGACCGGTTTCACAATGGGAATGAACCACTTGGTGTTGCCATGCTTGTCGTGTAGGTCGGCGCTCAACTCCTGGAGCGCCTTCACCTTGTAAGCTTGGCCCCGGTATTTCTGCACGGGGCTTTGCACGGCCCACAAATGCTCTGCGCAACATTCCGCCGTGGAACCATCGGTGAACGTCACGCGAAAGATTTCTTTTTCGCCTTGCGGAAACACGCCTGTTACCCGTGAAGTTTGGCCCTGCGAATTGATAATGGAATCGCCGACCCGTAACTCACCCATTTGCCGCCAACCGCTCGGGGTGAGAATATTGGCGTGCAGCGGCTGCGCTTTGCCCAGGCCCATGTCGTCGGCCAGGCAGCCGCCAAAATGGTAGTCCTGCACGAAGCGCAGCCAGTTGTAGCCCGCTTTCTGATAAGGGCGCAGCTCACCCAGGAAGCCGATGGGCAGGGGGTGGTCTTCTACCTCGGCAAAGTCGCGCAGTCTGGCCAGCTTGCGGCCCATGCGCACGGTGGCCAGCTCGTTGCTTTGCAGGTCGGCCACCAGCGCCAGGTGGTGGCGGCGCAGGTTCAGGCCCTCCGGGGTTTCTTCGCCAAAGGCAAACAGCTCCAGGTAGTCCGTAAACCACTCTTCGGGAATGATGGCAATCTGACCGTTGGGCAGCTTGAACTCGCGGCGGCGCTGCAAAATGTGGGCCCGCAACCGGATAAACGGCACCTCGATGTCGCCAAAACGCACGGTGCCGCGCACATCAAACCAGTCACCGGCTTCCTGAATGCCCACGTGCACGCTGGTGGGCCCAATGAAGTAGCTCTTGGTGGCCGTAGACGCGGCTTCTACCGTGTAGCCCAACTCCGTGAGGATGGCCGTGTTGTCGTGCAGCCACTTAAACGCTTCGCTTTTGGGCAGGGTCGCGTAGCCGTTTTCCACCGTGAGCTGGCGCTCGCGCAACTCGGCCACGGTGGCTTGCTCCTGCTCGGGGTTGCGCAGCAGGCGGTGAAACACGTAGCTCTCGGCCGTTTTTTCCAGGCGCACGCTCACCGGTTTGTCCGTGCCCAGGGGCATGAGGTGCGGGCCGTAGCGGAAGCTTAGCTCAAAGTGGATTTGCTCGGTTTCGGTTCCGGTGAGCAAGGGCGCCACCGGCTTGGGCAGCGGAATGCGGCCGCGGCGCGGGGGGCCGGGCGGGCGCACGGGGACCTCAGGAGCCGCCACGGCGGGCATGGCGTCGCTGAACGTGAGCCGGGGCCGCGCCACGTACCGCTCCGACCGAATGTCGAAGCCGCGGGCGTGCACCTCAAACGACTCCATGAGCGGGGCCACAAATTTCTGGAAGTAGCTTTCTTCCACATTGCGGGGCACCACAATGAATTTTTTCTTCAGGAAGGGCAGCAGCTTGCGCCCGTCCACCTCGGTCCGGAAGGAATAGAGCAGGTCGCCGAGCAGCAGCCAGGCCGGCTGCAGGCACACCAGCAGGGCGTCCTTGTACTGGAAATCCAGCCGCTGCCCCTGGTACTGAATGGTGGGGAAGTAGTGCGTGCCCTCCTCGTTGCGGCGGAAGTGAAACAAAATGGATGCTTTGGCCGGAGCCAGCCCAATTTCCTTCCAGGTAGGTTCGCCGTCGCGGCCCATGATGAACACGCGCTTGCCGGCCAGCCGGGCCAGGATGGCCGCCATGCGCGTTTGCACATGCCGCGAAATGACTTCCTGCAGCGGCTTGTCGCCCTTCTCGGCGTTGTAGGTTTTGAGGAAGAACTCGGCCGTGGCAATTTTGCGGGGCCAGAATTCTTTTACCACCGCTTCCTGCTGAATCTGGTCGCACAGTTCCACCAGCTCAAAATCGGTGGCATCGAGGCCCGCGCCAAACTCGTGGGCGTTCTTGCCCGAAACCGTCTGGTGCTGGAGCGTAAGCTGGCCGCGCGGGCCCAATTGTACCACGTAGGCCGCGAACAAGTGGCCCAGGAACTCGTGCTCGAAGAGCGAGTAAACAATTTGAAACGGTTCCGAGGTAGAAACTTTCATAGCCGGGCACGCAAGAATCGCAAGATAGGGCTGAAAGCGGAAACGCGTGCGGTTGAGCTTATCAGCAGTAAGGGGAGCGGATAGCCTTACGGCGCTTTGCCGCGCAGGATGCCGCGGACCTTATAAATTCTCGCGCAAATCCAAGTGGCTCGCGTTCAGGGCCGGGCGAATGCTTACGGCTAATGTAATGAGTATGATGGACAGGCAGGTAAAGATGAGGTCCGTAGCCTGCATTTTCACCGGATAGGCATCGACTACGCTCGTGGCCATGCCCATGCTCACAAACCCGAAGCGCTGCTGGGCCCAGCACAGGGCTACGCCAAACACGAGGCCCGTGGCCGCGCCCACCAGGGCCACGATGGCCCCCACCAGCAGGAAGGTCTTGCGCACGGTTTGCTGGGTGGCGCCCATGGCCAGCAGCACCGAAATATCTTTTTTCTTATCGATGACCAGCATCGAGAGCGAGAAAAAAATATTGAGCGACGCAATGAGCAGAATGAGCGTGAAGGTGATGAACACAAACAGCTTCTCCACCTTGATGGCCTTGAACAGGCTCACGTGCTGCTCATCAGAGTCCTGCACCTTGAAGCCCGGGCCCAGCTGCCGGCGCAGCTGCTCCTTCACCTGCTCAATTTCGAAGCTCTGGCCCACCTTCACGTAGAGCGCGGTGCGGCGGGTGCCGTAGCCCAGCAGGCGCTGGGCAAAGCTGAGGGGCACGAAAATGTAGCTGTCGTCGATGTGCTGCTCGATGAGGAACACCCCGCCGGCAATCAGGTTTTGCTCGTTGAACGCCTTTTCGGGGTTCATTTCCAGCAGTTTCTTACCGGGGGTATTGCGGGGGTAGAGCAGGCGCATGGGCGCCAAGCGGTTGTTGAGCGTGATGCTGAGCTCGTGCTGCACGCCGGCGCCCACCAGGGCCAGCTCTAGGCTGTCGCGGCGCAGGCGGTGGTCGCCCTCCTTGATGTTGGCGTCTATCTGGCTTTGACCAAAGTAGTTGTCGCTCAGGCCACGCATCTTCACCACCATTTGGCGGTCGTGGTATTGCAGCAGCGCGTTGTCCTCGATGACCTCGGTGAGCAGGGCCACGCCGGGCGTGTTTTCCAGCTTCATCAGGAAGGTGCGGTCCACGTCGAAGGCCTTGCCCTTGGTGGCCGAAATGACCAGGTTGGGGTCCGACTTGCCGTAGAGCGTGCGCACCAAGTCCTCCAGCCCGTTGAACACCGACAGCACAATAATGAGCGCCATAGTGCCCACGGCCACTCCAATCATCGAAATGTTCGAGATGATGGTGATGATGTTGCGCTTATTCTTGGAGCGGAAATAGCGCCGCGCAATGAGGAGGGGGACGTTCACCTAAAAAGTTTGGGAGGGTACGCGGGGTTGCCGTTGAGAGTTAGCCAATGCCCGGCAAAGCTACCGATACTAACTCATCAACGCGGGGCCTAACCTACTCGCCGGCTTTTACTTCCACGCCTTCACGATGAGGCCCGTGCCCGAATCGTGAACCGTGCGGGCGTCGAGCCAGTTCAAAAGCAAGCAGAACGGGAACGTGACGGCGTAATAGAAGGGCAGCAGCAGGAAAAACAGGCGCGACTTGCCCAGCATCAGGATGGGGTATTTCATGCTCAGGCGCCACGAAATCTGGCCCGGCTCGCCGTACGCGTAGCGGGCTTCGATGCGTTCAAACCCGGCCGTGCGAAGCTTCTGCTGGATTTCGCGGATGTTGTAGCCGTCGCGCACGTGCTCCTCGATGAAGCTGGTTTCGCCGTCGTCGTGCACGTCGGAGCCGCCCTGGTCGCTGGGCGTGGAGATGAGCAGCATGCCGCCGTCCTTGAGCGAGGCGTGGATGTTGCGAAACACCTCCACGTCTTCCAGAATGTGCTCCATCACGTCCACCGACAAGGCCAGATCAAACGAATTAGGCTCCTGGTACAGCACCAAATCCTGCACGGCAAACTGCACGTTGCTGCGGCCAATCTGACGGAAAAACCGGTTGGAGTCGGCCACCTGCTCTTCCTTCACGTCCACGGCCAGGATGTCCCACTTGGGGCTCAGCCCACTGAGCCAGTACGTGTACTGCCCGTAGCCCGAGCCCGCGTCGAGGATGTGCAGCGGCTCCTGGGTGCGGCCTTTGGCCCAGCGGCGCAGCTCGCGGTGCACGTGCCAGGTGCGCAGCAGCAGCAAATCGAGCAAATGATAAAACAGCCGGCGCAGCCATGGCGTTCGGTTAAATACCTGGCCGAGCGTCTTCTTAATCGGGTCGTAATACAAGAGAAGGGAGGCGTGCTAAATAATGGGTTGCGAAATCAGCCGGCGGCCTTATTCGTCGTCTTTGGGGTTGAACAGGCGCGGGCGGGCCGGTTTCTCGTCGTCCTTCTCCTCGTCTTTGGGCGCGGGCGGGATGTCGAGCGTGCCGAGCACCTGGTCCATGTGGGCAGCGTAGGCGGCGCTGTCGTCGTGAAAAAAGATGAGCTCGGGCACCACGCGCGCCGTCTGGCGGATGCGCTTAGCTAGGGCCTGACGGATGGCCTTACCGTTTTCGCGAATGATTTCGAGGCGCTCGTTGGCATCGGCCCCGATGAGCAGGCTCAGGTACACACGGGCCTGGCCCAGGTCGGGCGTCACGCGCACCAGGCTGATGCCGGGCGCCAGCCCACCTCCAAACAGGTGCGGCAGGTCGCGCTGCAACACGGAAGCCAGCTCCTGCTGCAGCAGGCTAGCCATTTTTTGTTGTCGTTTGCTTTCCATAATGACCGGCAAAGGTACAGCTTGGGGAAGAAGGGCCGCGGGCTCCCCTGGGCAAGAAGCAAAAAGGGAAACAGCGGCGGCAGAAAACCCGGTAAATGGGATGGCCGCTGGCGGACAATACCTTTGCCAGCCCAATATCCCTCCCTGACTTCTCGCCGCTACCCTTTTGCTTCGCTTTTTCAAAAGCTCCCTTCCGGCTCAACTCCTGGCCTTGCTGGTGCTGGTGCTGGCCCTGCGCCTGCCCCTGCTGTGGATGGGCCTGCCCGTGACGGCCGCCGAGCTGAGGGCCCTGCTGGTGGGCGAGCGGCTGCACGGCGGCGCCCTGCCCTACCGCGACCTCTACGACGGCACCGCACCGCTGGCCGCGGCCACGTTTGCCGTGCTCGACGCGGTGGTGGCGCGCCCGGTGTGGCTCTACCGCCTGGTGGCGCTGCTGCTGCTGCTGGTGCAGGCGATGCGCCTGAACCTGGTGTTCAACCGCTACGACGTGCACCCCGAGCGCGGCTACCTCGCCGCCCTGACGTACCTGCTGGTCGGCAGCGTCAGCACCGATTTGGATGCCCTGTCGCCCCTGCTGCTGGGGCACACCTTCATCATCTTTGCGCTGAGCGCGCTGCTGCCCACCTCCCGCGAGGGCTACGACAACCGCCGCCTGTTTCGGGCCGGGTTCCTGATTGGGGTGGGCGCGCTGTGCTACCTGCCCCTCAGCTTGTTTGTAATAGTGGGCTTGTTTGCGGTGGTCATTTTCGCGGCCAACTCCTTCCGGAGCTCCCTGCTGTTGCTGTGTGGGTTTTTCTTTCCGTACGCCCTGGCGGCCACTTTTTTCTTCTACACCGGGGCGCTGCCGGGGTTTGTGCAGTTCCATTTGCAGCCGGGCCTTACCGATTTGATTGCCAGCGGGCTGCCGGCCGGCTTGCAGCTCCGCTTGCTCATCGTGCCCGGGGTGGTGCTGGCCCTGGGGCTCATCCGGTCCTTGGGCACGCCCCTGGGTTTAGTGTTTCAAATAAAATTCCGGCAGATGATGCTGGTGTGGCTGGTGGTCGCCATTGCTACGGCAGCAGTAGAGCGGGGCGCGGCCCCGGGCGTGCTGGTGCTGCTGCTGCCGCCGCTGGCGTACTTCAGCCTGTTTTTGTGGCAGCGTGCGCCCCGCAACTGGATGCTGGAATTGCTGCTGCTGCTGGTCCTCAACGCGGCGGTAGTGCTGCGCTACCGGGCCCAGGTGCCGCGCCTCGAAGCCCTGCTGCACATGCCGGCCGAAAGCCGCTTCGGCCTGCAGCCCGACCCGCGCTACGCCTCCCTGCGCGGCCAGACCCTGCTGATTCTGGGGCCCGACGACCGTGCTTATTTCAACAACCACCCCGCCACGCCTTACCTGGACTGGGCCTTGTCGCAGGTCGATTTTGGGCACCTCAACGAGTACGCTGCCGTGGTGCGCGTGGCTCAGAAGATGGGCCCCGTCCCGCCGGCGTACCTGCTCGACCAAAGTGCCCAGGTGCCCCGCCTGAAGCAGCTGCTGCCCGGTATATTTGGCCCCTATGAGCCCACCGGCCTGCCCGGTCTCTACCGGCGCCTGCCCAAGCAGTAGCCCCACTAAGCTACACCCAGCACCAGGCCCGGGTGCGGCGCTCGGTGGGCGCATTCCGC
This region of Hymenobacter sedentarius genomic DNA includes:
- a CDS encoding SNF2-related protein is translated as MKVSTSEPFQIVYSLFEHEFLGHLFAAYVVQLGPRGQLTLQHQTVSGKNAHEFGAGLDATDFELVELCDQIQQEAVVKEFWPRKIATAEFFLKTYNAEKGDKPLQEVISRHVQTRMAAILARLAGKRVFIMGRDGEPTWKEIGLAPAKASILFHFRRNEEGTHYFPTIQYQGQRLDFQYKDALLVCLQPAWLLLGDLLYSFRTEVDGRKLLPFLKKKFIVVPRNVEESYFQKFVAPLMESFEVHARGFDIRSERYVARPRLTFSDAMPAVAAPEVPVRPPGPPRRGRIPLPKPVAPLLTGTETEQIHFELSFRYGPHLMPLGTDKPVSVRLEKTAESYVFHRLLRNPEQEQATVAELRERQLTVENGYATLPKSEAFKWLHDNTAILTELGYTVEAASTATKSYFIGPTSVHVGIQEAGDWFDVRGTVRFGDIEVPFIRLRAHILQRRREFKLPNGQIAIIPEEWFTDYLELFAFGEETPEGLNLRRHHLALVADLQSNELATVRMGRKLARLRDFAEVEDHPLPIGFLGELRPYQKAGYNWLRFVQDYHFGGCLADDMGLGKAQPLHANILTPSGWRQMGELRVGDSIINSQGQTSRVTGVFPQGEKEIFRVTFTDGSTAECCAEHLWAVQSPVQKYRGQAYKVKALQELSADLHDKHGNTKWFIPIVKPVEMSSQQVPVDPYFMGLLLGDGCFRLNSIQLSTGDAEIVNYVTRELPPTLAMRRQGQTCDYSFVKNVAGWTNELMQHIRNLGLKGKGSLTKFIPEAYLYNDVATRLAVLQGLMDSDGYMSAQGDVCQFSSISPQLITGVTFLVQSLGGTVKQSAKMPSYYHLGEKRTGQAAYTLTLSLPPHIQPFRLARKASLYRPKTKYQPYRGIKSVTSVGIMPAQCISVDAPDRLYVTDNFVLTHNTIQTLAMLQHRCESGEAQGAASLLVLPTSLVFNWLAEAEKFTPDLRILAYTGTYRDKNPDRFADYDVVLTSYGIVRLDTDLLASYKFDYVILDESQAIKNPSSTTSQAVRQLRSKHRLILTGTPVENSTMDLWSQMSFINPGLLGTQAFFRKEFLKPIEKHQDEGRTRRLHALIKPFILRRHKAQVAKELPEKTEQLSYCPMTEEQAHAYEETKSFYRNKILRNLDEHGPASTQFLLLQGLTRLRQIANHPRLADDTYTHESGKLREVLRMIRNVVAEGHKVLVFSQFVQHLSLVRVALDERQLAYAYLDGATRDRPAEVARFQEDDNLKIFLISLKAGGVGLNLTAADYVFILDPWWNPAVEAQAVDRAHRIGQQRPVFTYKFITQGTVEEKILALQRRKLALVSELIATDEAVIKHLTRADIEELLG
- a CDS encoding ABC transporter permease, whose product is MNVPLLIARRYFRSKNKRNIITIISNISMIGVAVGTMALIIVLSVFNGLEDLVRTLYGKSDPNLVISATKGKAFDVDRTFLMKLENTPGVALLTEVIEDNALLQYHDRQMVVKMRGLSDNYFGQSQIDANIKEGDHRLRRDSLELALVGAGVQHELSITLNNRLAPMRLLYPRNTPGKKLLEMNPEKAFNEQNLIAGGVFLIEQHIDDSYIFVPLSFAQRLLGYGTRRTALYVKVGQSFEIEQVKEQLRRQLGPGFKVQDSDEQHVSLFKAIKVEKLFVFITFTLILLIASLNIFFSLSMLVIDKKKDISVLLAMGATQQTVRKTFLLVGAIVALVGAATGLVFGVALCWAQQRFGFVSMGMATSVVDAYPVKMQATDLIFTCLSIILITLAVSIRPALNASHLDLRENL
- a CDS encoding class I SAM-dependent methyltransferase, with translation MYYDPIKKTLGQVFNRTPWLRRLFYHLLDLLLLRTWHVHRELRRWAKGRTQEPLHILDAGSGYGQYTYWLSGLSPKWDILAVDVKEEQVADSNRFFRQIGRSNVQFAVQDLVLYQEPNSFDLALSVDVMEHILEDVEVFRNIHASLKDGGMLLISTPSDQGGSDVHDDGETSFIEEHVRDGYNIREIQQKLRTAGFERIEARYAYGEPGQISWRLSMKYPILMLGKSRLFFLLLPFYYAVTFPFCLLLNWLDARTVHDSGTGLIVKAWK
- a CDS encoding ribosome-binding factor A, translating into MESKRQQKMASLLQQELASVLQRDLPHLFGGGLAPGISLVRVTPDLGQARVYLSLLIGADANERLEIIRENGKAIRQALAKRIRQTARVVPELIFFHDDSAAYAAHMDQVLGTLDIPPAPKDEEKDDEKPARPRLFNPKDDE